A stretch of the Nicotiana tabacum cultivar K326 chromosome 6, ASM71507v2, whole genome shotgun sequence genome encodes the following:
- the LOC107813382 gene encoding polyadenylate-binding protein 1-like produces the protein MEHQENEYEEHEHEVYGGDIPDEEGEMDAEYDETSAAAESEDDPNAKELENMKKRLKEIEDEAGALREMQAKVEKEMGSAQDPTASASQAEKEEVDARSIYVGNVDYACTPEEVQQHFQSCGTVNRVTILTDKFGQPKGYAYVEFVEVEAVQNALLLNESELHGRQLKVSAKRTNVPGLKQFRGRRFNPYAGFRPRRPFMPGAPVFPPFGRIPRFRRPTRYRPY, from the exons ATGGAGCACCAGGAGAATGAATACGAGGAGCATGAGCACGAGGTTTACGGAGGAGACATACCCGATGAAGAAGGAGAGATGGATGCCGAGTATGATGAAACATCTGCAGCCGCTGAGTCCGAGGATGACCCAAATGCTAAG GAATTAGAAAATATGAAGAAGAGATTGAAGGAGATAGAGGATGAAGCAGGCGCTCTTCGTGAAATGCAGGCCAAGGTCGAGAAAGAGATGGGCTCTGCACAAG ATCCAACTGCGTCTGCTAGTCAGGCTGAAAAGGAGGAGGTGGATGCGCGATCCATATATGTCGGTAAT GTAGATTACGCTTGCACACCTGAGGAAGTGCAGCAACATTTTCAATCTTGTGGTACTGTAAACAGGGTAACTATCCTGACTGACAAGTTTGGCCAGCCGAAAGGCTATGCTTATGTCGAATTTGTCGAAGTTGAGGCTGTTCAAAACGCACTTCTGCTAAACGAATCAGAGCTTCATGGCCGGCAGTTGAAG GTATCTGCTAAGCGGACAAATGTTCCCGGTTTGAAGCAATTTCGAGGAAGGCGATTCAACCCTTATGCAGGATTTCGCCCTCGCCGGCCATTCATGCCTGGTGCTCCAGTCTTTCCACCTTTTGG